A genome region from Vicia villosa cultivar HV-30 ecotype Madison, WI unplaced genomic scaffold, Vvil1.0 ctg.000011F_1_1, whole genome shotgun sequence includes the following:
- the LOC131621779 gene encoding WRKY transcription factor 71-like, which produces MDKKGEKKQKEPRFAFMTKSEVDQLEDGYRWRKYGQNAVENSPYPRSYYRCTTQKCTVKKRVERSYEDPTTVITTYEGQHNHHVPTSLRGNAAAMFTPSLLSAPTPFSYGSNFPQDFLLHMHHHHNNNTFNLSSQPSSANSASVAGSIYSHNNNVSNSLLHQYQQQLVLDQYGLLCCLECNRYFNPTQIVQTIS; this is translated from the exons ATGgataagaaaggagagaagaaacAGAAGGAACCAAGGTTTGCTTTCATGACAAAGAGTGAAGTTGATCAACTAGAAGATGGATATAGATGGAGAAAATATGGACAAAATGCTGTTGAGAATAGTCCATACCCTAG GAGCTATTATAGGTGTACAACACAGAAGTGTACAGTGAAAAAACGCGTAGAAAGATCATACGAAGACCCAACAACTGTGATAACAACATATGAAGGTCAGCATAATCATCATGTCCCCACTTCTCTACGAGGCAATGCGGCTGCAATGTTCACACCTTCTTTGCTATCTGCACCTACCCCTTTTTCATATGGATCAAACTTCCCTCAAGATTTTCTTCTCCATATGCACCACCATCATAACAACAACACCTTCAATCTCAGTTCTCAACCAAGTAGTGCTAATTCTGCTTCTGTTGCTGGTTCTATTTACTCTCACAACAACAATGTTAGCAACTCTCTTCTTCATCAGTATCAACAACAGCTTGTTCTTGATCAATATGGATTgctttgttg ttTAGAGTGCAATAGATACTTTAACCCAACACAAATAGTGCAAACAATTTCATAA